TGCCACACTTTTTCGCACGTGCTATTGTACGGCGCACACCTTGGGAATTACCCCAACGACCAGCCATCTCCACCAGTTATCAGTAAAGCCAAATTCAAATAGATGATCAAACTCTTAACCGGGAAACAGAAGAAATAGATCACTGCACCCCACATTTTGAAGTGTCCATTTCCATTAGTATTCAATGCGTGCTTTTTGAACAAATGCATTGAAATGAAAAATGGCAAGAACGATGTAATGATACTTGCACCGGCAATTCCTGCTATTGCACCACCCTCCATGTGGTAACCTCCATCATACAAGGCAGCCAACGTGGTCGCTATCAACAGGATCACTACGGTAATGTAAAAAGTTCGTGCTCGTGATCTGAGCTTCATGGAATTTTCCAACTGTATGTTCAATATGAAGTGTAAAGATCGTGAACGTAAATGTAGCCTCGATCCCACGCCATTATACCTGCGCAGGGTCTCCGCCTCGGGACCCTGCGTTCGTGGGAATGAATGAACGCAGGGTCCCCGTCAAATGCACGGGAGACCCTGCGAAGGTTTAAGGTTTATTCTTTGGAAAGGTGTGGTCCAGTTCAATTGATCACGCGTTCATCCGCGCAGTGCTGAATGACCAGTCCTTCTGTACCTCCGCATTGTCTCCGCCTCGGGACCCTGCGTTCTTGGGCGTCTATACCTGCGCAGGGTCTCCGCCTCGGGACCCTGCGTTCTTGGGCGTGAACGCAGGGTCCCCGTCAAATGCACGGGAGACCCTGCGAAGGTTTAGGTTCAGGGTGTAGTATAATGGTTCAATCAATGCGCTGCATGCAGTCCCGCTTTCCGAAAGATGTCCTCCAGCTCCTTATCGATCGGGAACGGCTTTAATGGTGGAACATTCGCTCCGCCGGGATTTCCGACCGGAACGCTACCTACGAAGGATTTCACACCTCCAACCATCAGACGTGGAATTTGCCCAATGATCTCTTTTCCGCTTTTGATCCTGATCCCGAACTGGAGCATTTTCCAATGCACGAACGTATGCGCGAACGGATAGTTCTGTCCGATGATGTGCGCTCGTTCCAAATGACGCCACGCACCTTTCAAATTACCGGTTGCGTACTGAATGCGGTAGTGATCCAATTCAGCCGTGTAGTATACTTTCAGCGCTTCAGGGATGGACGTGTTGAATTTCATTTCCTTGTTAGGCTTTTGACCGTTGCGAATTCTTGGGTGAAGCTTAAACCTCCGCAGGGTCTCCGCCTCGGGACCCTGCGTTCTTGGGTATGAACGCAGGGTCCCCGTCAAATGCAAGGGAGACCCTGCGGAGGTTTAGTAAGTCCATTGTTCTCCATCGTCCAAGATCATTCATCGTTCAATGAATTGACCCCTTGCTGTTTCAGTGCAGCTAATGCATCTTTCATTGCTTTGACCTGCTCCGGTGGGTGCCCTTGCCAAATGGTAATTTCTCCAACAACTCTGAATGGCTCTTTCGAACGATAGGACATCGTAGGATTTCCCGGGAATTTCTTGTCTGTTAGGTCAGGGTCATTTTCAATTGCTCCTGTCGGTTCAACTAAATAAATTCTTTCTCGCCCTTCACCAACTGCTAGTTCTGCCCCCCAAATTGCAGGATCCAATGTTGCTGCCAGAAATATATATTTCGCGTTGATCCTTTTTCCAAAGTTTGAGTTGAAACCCGCTTTGATCAGGTCGCCTATTTTCAACTCCGCCTTCGTTCCGTGAAAATAAGTCTGTACGAATGGTGTCGCACCCGGCCCGGTTGATCTCTGTGCGCTTTCATTTTGCTCCATTAGTGATCACTGATCTTTTATTTGATCGTATCGTCCTTTACAAAGATGGATAACGATCTTGTATGTTACAATTGTAGATATGCCGCACGATCAAAAATCAACTTGAGCACCTCGTTACTCGTCCATTTGAAAGAGCATAACATAGCTCTCTTGTGCATCAGCGTTGTGGCATTCGCCCTGAACCTAAACCTCCGCAGGGTCCCCGTCAAATGCACGGTAGACCCTGCGGATGTTTAATGTCCGTTCTAAGCTTTCTGCTCGGTGAATTCCTGTGCTCTGATCACCTCACACTGATCTTGGATGAATAGACCTTCCCATCTACAGGAATGCGTACAAAATAAAACCCGTTGTTCAACTTGGCATGTATGGTGTGATCCTTTTCCAAGTTGTTCACCGCTTCAAGATAAACCTGGTTCCCTAGCATATCACTGATCGTGATGGTGTATGCTGTCGTTGGTAGTTCGTTGAACTGGATCTCGAAATTGTCCGTAGCAGGATTCGGATGGATCAAGAACTTAGTGGGTTCCGGTCCTGATCCAATACCCGACAACCCATCACTATAAATTTCCCAGATAATAAAGCGACCACTATTGTTATCAGCAGCATAGACGACCGTGTCAGAAAAAGTAGCTCCATTTTGAGCGGAAGAATGTGTGAGGTTATTTATTACTCCCAACTGATACGATTGGTCAGTTAGTTCATACCTGTCCACATGGAACGGACCAGCCCCCCAAGGCAGACCAGCTAAATTCAGGTGCACGGTATTATTTCCGGAAGTAGGGGTTGGTGCAGGAAATACAACAACGATCTTATCACTTGTGGTCGTCATTCCAGCCAATGCGTACATGCCTGGATCAATGGTCAACGGCAATCGGTTGACAGCATCGTTCATCCTATTCATGTTATAGTACACATAAGCTGCTGGTTTTGGCACGATGGGTCCAACACGGTACATGCCTAAATAGGTGTAATTATCCGTGGACGTTTCGGGGTCGAACAAACAAACTTCAAAGGACATGGCAACATCTCTATTCAGCATGTCAATGGTGTGTTCCATTTTGTGCAGTCCATAATTCAAGCCTCCCCACGTATCCGTGTTCTGATCGATGCGCCCCCATTCGGCATTTATCAATTCAGCATTCGGAACATACGTATCCCGCCAATTTTTAACGAGTGCAACTTTCGTACTGTCATATCCTCCTTTTAACTGAGTGTCTGAATAAGGATGAAAAGAAAGGAAATCAAGTTTATCTGAATTGGTCTGGACCTGTTGAAGGAAATACAGAGGTACCATCTGATCGCCAGAGTATAGAGCGAAGCTACATCCACCCAATTTTATGGCATTCGCCAAGCTGGCGTCTGCAGAGACCTCGTTCGCGATCGCCTCATAAGCTGCATACAATTGTTCTTTCGTCCCTGACCAGAAAAAATGTTCCATGATGAAATTCTGATCGGGTTCATTCCAGTGTTCAAAATAGGTGACACCATAGGAATCATAACAGTGTTTAATGAATTGGTACATCACTCTGCCATACACAGCATTGTTTTCAGGTGGAGCGTTACGTATGGTATTATCATAAGCCAGTTGGTAAACAAAGCCTATCAGTCCATTATAATTCGGGGTCGTATCAGAGCTAAGAACGAACGGCATGTAATCCATCGTAATGAATGGTTCTGCGCCGAACGACTGAACAACTGTGATCAAGGAATCGATGTAGGAAAAATCATAATTGGATAGATCGTCCGCATCCGTTAGGTTATTGCCTCCTTTATAGAATTCATACGGAAGTTCCTTCAGGACACTTGTGGAACTGGAGTAATAACTCGTATCCGGCGGATTGTCTGCTCTACCATTTGAAACACGAATAAAACGCGGTTCTAGCCGCGCCATTTCAGCTCCAAGATCGGGATCTGATAACAAGGAAGTATGTGGCCCTAGCCAAGTTGGGTTGCCTCCATATCCAAGCGTTAAATGCACCTCGTAATGATCACGCCATAGTGGAGGTAGTGTACCTACTGTTGTAGAAGGGTCTACATTGATCGTAATTGTTTCCTGAGAATAAAGAACATTCACTTGGAACGATAAATACAGAATAACACAACTGATCTTTTTCATGATCGAGGTTTTGTATGATACCGATCGGACCCATAACAATGGTAAGTATCCCGCACCATCAAACAGCCGCTGGATCACCTCGCTCATTTTTAAGGTCGCGGCTTAGCTCCCTTTTGCAAAAGGCGTGGCTTCAACCACGGGAACTAAGGTAATGTACCAGATGGTTTGGAACTGCACTGCTGGACCAAGGAGCCGATCATACGGCGCCCATTAACAACGTTTCCGAGAGCACCATACACTGGTCACTACGGCGATGCTCCTCGTGCATCCCTGTGTGATGCCAAGCTTGCCATTGCCAACGGAACCGCGAACGATCCTATTACCTGAATGCGAGGTACTGGTTATCAGTGATCACTTAAACCTCCGCAGGGTCTCCGCCTCGGGACCCTGCATTCTTGGGTATGAACGCAGGGTCCCCGTCAAATGCACGGGAGACCTAAACCTCCGCAGGGTCTCCGCCTCGGGACCCTGCGTTCTTGGGTATGAACGCAGGGTCCCCGTCAAATGCACGGGAGACCCTGCGGAGGTTTAAATTCCACTTCCCTCTTTCTTCACCTGCTCATTTCTTGAAAATAAAGTAGACAGCAAGAACCAGAAAGCCGGATCCGATCACGTGGTTCAACCGCAGGGTCTCGTTCTTGAAAAAGATAAGTGTGAATGCAGTAAAGACGACGAGTGTTATTACTTCTTGGATCACTTTCAGTTGCCATAAACTGAACGGTCCACCATTGCCTATGAAACCGAGCTTATTAGCAGGAACCTGAGCCGAGTATTCGAAGAGGGCGATCCCCCAACTGATGAGAATAACAGCAGGAAGTCCCAATTTGCTGAACCAGGGTATTTCCTTGAATTTCAGATGTCCGTACCAAGCGAACGTCATGAAGATATTGGAGAGGGTAAGAAGTAGTACTGTATAAAGCGATTTCATTTTTCTATGGCAAGTTGATGGTATTATTTCGATCTATTCGTTCTGTTCCGGGTGCTACGTGCACATGGCCGCGGCACCACCATTCTCTTATGAACGTGTTGCTTCATTCTCGCTGAACCGTACCCATTGTTCATGAACCAGGGGAACTAATGCAAAGAAACACCTTGGCCTTTCGGGTGCAAGTGTATTGGGTAACACAGGACACTTTAAAACGACGGAAGCCCCGCAATGCGGGGCTTCCATACATAAGCAGCAACTGCCGCTTCGTTTATTTTGCAGAATCCATGTGCTCTTTGTGCATCATGTTGTGCTCCTTCTCTGAAGCATCGCAACTTGCTTTCCACTGAACGAATTGCTCAGGTGTCAACACGTTCTTGATCTCGTCCTGATACTTGGACATGGTCTCCGCTTTCTTGGCATCACCTTCTTTCATGCCATTGCACTCCTTACTGCAATTCGCTAGGATGGACTCCACTTTCGTCTGCTGCGCTGCGGTCAATTTCAGGTCGGCTATGGCTTTTGAATCGGCCATCATGCATCCGTGACCTGATTTTTCCATCTTGGCCGGCTCTTTCGGAGCAGCTACAAGTGTGGAGGACTTATCCTGTGCGAAGCCGATGGTGCTCAGGAGAACGAATGCGGCTGTTAATACACTGTTTTTCATGGGTTTGTTGGTTGGTTAGTGGGTGAGTTTACTGTTCAAATATAGACCAGTTGGTACTAGTGCTTTCTGCGTTGTGAATTCTTGTGACGTTCTCGATCCCTCCCGCGCTATCCACGGTGATCGTGGTGGAACTGGTAGGTATGAGGATGACACTTTCTTGTGCGAACAAGGTCACCGTAACAAGGAGACCCAGTGCTGTAAGTCCGACCAATAGGGCCGTGTGCGCTATCATGTTAACGGTGCGGATGTTCAAAGAGTCCATAGCAAATTCAGTTCGTTCTCCAATTTCTTAAGCCAATGCCATGCCAGGTCATACCAAAGCCAGAAATGGCCTTGGTAATGTGGAATGCCATACTCACAGGGTAATTTCACTTGGGGAAGATCATACTCATGGGGTACAGCCCGTTCAAGTTTTGCGCGAATGTTCGCACCTTTGACCATGCGGACGACCGGCTGGATCCTTCTTGCGCTCGTGGTAGTGATAACGGCAGCTTCCTTGGTGAACAAGCAACGCTGGTGGATACGCATGTTCGATCTGCCCCGTGCACAGTTGATCGTGCTTGGTGTGCTGGCCATCATGCTCTTCGCCGTGTCCGGGCCATTGCGCGAACCGGAGCTGGCAGCTCTTTTCCTGTTGGCCATCAGC
The nucleotide sequence above comes from Flavobacteriales bacterium. Encoded proteins:
- a CDS encoding DUF3703 domain-containing protein, with protein sequence MKFNTSIPEALKVYYTAELDHYRIQYATGNLKGAWRHLERAHIIGQNYPFAHTFVHWKMLQFGIRIKSGKEIIGQIPRLMVGGVKSFVGSVPVGNPGGANVPPLKPFPIDKELEDIFRKAGLHAAH
- the arr gene encoding NAD(+)--rifampin ADP-ribosyltransferase → MEQNESAQRSTGPGATPFVQTYFHGTKAELKIGDLIKAGFNSNFGKRINAKYIFLAATLDPAIWGAELAVGEGRERIYLVEPTGAIENDPDLTDKKFPGNPTMSYRSKEPFRVVGEITIWQGHPPEQVKAMKDALAALKQQGVNSLNDE
- a CDS encoding T9SS type A sorting domain-containing protein, coding for MKKISCVILYLSFQVNVLYSQETITINVDPSTTVGTLPPLWRDHYEVHLTLGYGGNPTWLGPHTSLLSDPDLGAEMARLEPRFIRVSNGRADNPPDTSYYSSSTSVLKELPYEFYKGGNNLTDADDLSNYDFSYIDSLITVVQSFGAEPFITMDYMPFVLSSDTTPNYNGLIGFVYQLAYDNTIRNAPPENNAVYGRVMYQFIKHCYDSYGVTYFEHWNEPDQNFIMEHFFWSGTKEQLYAAYEAIANEVSADASLANAIKLGGCSFALYSGDQMVPLYFLQQVQTNSDKLDFLSFHPYSDTQLKGGYDSTKVALVKNWRDTYVPNAELINAEWGRIDQNTDTWGGLNYGLHKMEHTIDMLNRDVAMSFEVCLFDPETSTDNYTYLGMYRVGPIVPKPAAYVYYNMNRMNDAVNRLPLTIDPGMYALAGMTTTSDKIVVVFPAPTPTSGNNTVHLNLAGLPWGAGPFHVDRYELTDQSYQLGVINNLTHSSAQNGATFSDTVVYAADNNSGRFIIWEIYSDGLSGIGSGPEPTKFLIHPNPATDNFEIQFNELPTTAYTITISDMLGNQVYLEAVNNLEKDHTIHAKLNNGFYFVRIPVDGKVYSSKISVR
- a CDS encoding DMT family protein, with the translated sequence MKSLYTVLLLTLSNIFMTFAWYGHLKFKEIPWFSKLGLPAVILISWGIALFEYSAQVPANKLGFIGNGGPFSLWQLKVIQEVITLVVFTAFTLIFFKNETLRLNHVIGSGFLVLAVYFIFKK